From Apis cerana isolate GH-2021 linkage group LG10, AcerK_1.0, whole genome shotgun sequence, one genomic window encodes:
- the LOC108003027 gene encoding filamin-C isoform X3, with protein MESTEQLRPEELVGLVARSAEGTAAKGMPIKGHEDLWVEIQANTFRNWVNEHLKHAVDTANSPVIDLVEDFRDGTRLCALVEVLTKRRLPRWNPRPANQHHHLENVSTALQAIEADGVKLVNIGNVDIVNGNLKLILGLIWSLIVRYQIGKSKFPPRKLMLAWLKTVLPECRVNNFTTDWNSGVYLSALLDYCQPGLFPHWRRLDPNDSVYNCRKAMEISKREFDIPMVLEPEYLASPYLDELSGMTYLSYFMKEGSPGFHATLRWVNSQLSHHPVQNFTTDWNDGRTLCSIVRNLGGSAPAYDKIDIDSSMWEHNIQMGIDGGKKLGVEPILKAKDMADQNVEHLGVMAYAACFQWVKPRPQTSKQIVVHIDSTSARVQQPAHFKLEILTKEVNTREVRGEVISPSGRIECRLTWNGVHGKGTFIPIEVGMHKLMVYNDGELVDGCPYYFRVLPPLTKIKSPGMDPCAIGSIVEVLVNSYGTSHDGIDVTAWSPTGRSLLCPVKENDGVHTATFQPDETGEWSIAITHKGNHIQGGPFTCFVFDPNGIKLLDTEGALPGQPFSFTVDATGTGGLGDVIIDLVHDKQSIPFRMENSRHMQYRVSFVPSESGKYRVYIYFNGSDVRGSPFSIRVGTQKGSKRSKESSFDKTKLSSLERRMNDLNVSMEADRSSPLLKQKSYSPNTYKLSSPTQHIREYSPVHQTTSAYKTSNYLENSSSTYHTSTSINHTRSPSHSNSPISRNLHSPSMIKDTKEIYSTTYNHSRSPTAQSPNFMKESKDIYTSNTTSTSRSPNPSPIHGSRYSPVIKESREIYSSGSLKRSRSPDRNSMAYRSATQSPVNRSFSPRNNDRDNSYNRKDFTDNGTVDTSSNVRVSSMVGGTSRRDSWDAIEKTKSLLSYGSLESLANLTNNSAMVENNSNYFNNNYKQDYSSKNILQTHNNSSNLIQKVSTSEYNMSQKYNNENHNIRTQTHGILKNKNNNYYKNMDITDGVHERYFNNVISSSSTQDRNYEFVTGSALETLPIHRPTTFTIDQSIDTNKVTVNVCGPSGKIIPVQKSTLRGLTYSITAQEVGEHIIQILVNGQHIQGSPFRSQAYNAHAIQVGNIPNGVVNQPVEFEIDGSNAGSGNLEILVNGGHVTSFVRALGSQRFLASFVPHEAVVHLVEMTFNGEIVPGSPWRVGIMPVPKMSVIGDSIRLVPAGSPAFFELSALGFNSNEIDVQIITPSKRYIQAKIDEVSGRSGEFRVEFTPIEVGSHLVEVTIAGQKLPAGPLVAKVYNSSLIQVTDVPSAVVGHACQFRVDASAAGEGQLEISINEGEVPNHVQVVGGGRCLVSFTPEIAKSHYIDIKFNGEAVKGCPFICNVSDTSRVTLSLNHLELIPVDQPANFHMGVDGSGNAELAVSVKGPNCELPVKVTGDIKNGFTAEFIPRDVGIHSISVEYNGHAVNGTPFLAKAFNADKVLIGPVARGSVGQPTHFTVDASQAGEGNLEITISARNQNIPTQVTPQGNARFSVSFVPFEACEHIINIAFNKRTVPGCPIITRVGGDSHVTVSGQALSSAGLGRQSYLTISNVAGSLEDLEVNVEGRPAFRLRHY; from the exons atggaatcgaCCGAACAATTACGACCGGAAGAATTGGTGGGATTAGTAGCCCGATCTGCTGAAGGTACAGCAGCGAAAGGAATGCCTATCAAAGGACATGAAGATCTATGGGTAGAAATTCAAGCGAATACTTTCCGAAATTGGGTGAACGAGCACTTAAAACACGCAGTTGATACTGCAAACAGTCCTGTGATCGATCTTGTTGAAGATTTTCGGGACGGTACACGACTTTGTGCTCTCGTCGAAGTACTTACTAAACGACGTTTACCTCGATGGAATCCCAGACCTGCAAATCAACATCATCATTTAGAAAATGTTTCAACAGCTCTTCAAGCTATCGAAGCTGACGGTGTAAAACTTGTTAATATCg gTAATGTAGACATCGTCAATGGTAATTTGAAACTAATTCTTGGACTGATATGGTCACTCATTGTAAGATACCAAATAGGCAAGTCCAAGTTCCCTCCAAGGAAACTTATGCTGGCATGGCTCAAG aCAGTTTTGCCAGAATGTAGAGTCAATAATTTTACTACAGATTGGAATTCTGGTGTATATCTAAGTGCCTTACTTGATTATTGTCAACCAGGACTATTTCCTCATTGGCGACGGCTTGATCCGAATGATAG CGTTTACAATTGCCGAAAAGCTATGGAGATTTCAAAACGTGAATTCGACATACCTATGGTACTGGAACCAGAATATCTTGCATCGCCATATTTGGATGAATTATCGGGAATGACCTACTTATCGTACTTCATGAAGGAAGGTTCACCAGGTTTTCATGCAACATTACGATGGGTTAATTCTCAATTATCTCATCATCCAGTACAAAACTTtaca ACTGATTGGAATGATGGCAGAACTTTATGTAGTATTGTCAGGAATTTAGGAGGATCTGCTCCTGCTTATGATAAAATCGACATCGATTCATCCATGTGGGAACATAATATACAAATGG GTATTGATGGAGGCAAAAAATTAGGTGTAGAACCTATTCTTAAAGCAAAAGATATGGCAGATCAAAATGTAGAACATTTAGGCGTTATGGCATATGCAGCATGTTTTCAATGGGTAAAGCCTCGCCCTCAAACAAGCAAACAAATTGTTGTTCATATTGATAGCACTTCTGCAAGAGTGCAACAGCCG GCGCatttcaaattagaaattcttaCCAAAGAAGTAAATACGAGAGAAGTACGTGGTGAGGTAATAAGTCCGAGCGGACGGATAGAATGTAGATTAACATGGAATGGAGTTCATGGAAAAGGAACTTTCATACCTATAGAAGTTGGAATGCATAag TTAATGGTATATAATGACGGAGAATTAGTAGATGGATGTCCCTATTATTTCAGAGTTTTACCTCCCTTAACCAAAATCAAATCACCTGGTATGGATCCTTGCGCTATAGGATCTATCGTTGAAGTTCTAGTCAATAGTTACG gaaCTAGTCATGATGGCATTGATGTTACTGCGTGGTCACCTACTGGAAGATCACTATTGTGCCCTGTTAAAGAAAACGATGGAGTACACACTGCAACCTTTCAACCTGATGAAACGGGAGAATGGAGTATTGCAATAACGCATAAAGGAAATCATATACAAGGTGGCCCATTTACATGTTTTGTATTTGATCCTAATGGAATAAAg ctaTTGGATACGGAGGGTGCTTTACCCGGACAACCATTTTCATTTACTGTCGATGCAACAGGAACTGGAGGTCTTGGCGACGTAATAATAGATTTAGTTCATGATAAACAATCAATTCCTTTTAGAATGGAAAATTCTAGACACATGCAATATCGAGTTTCATTTGTTCCATCAGAATCTGGAAAGTACAgagtttatatatactttaatggTTCTGATGTTAGAGGTTCTccattttcgattcgagtgGGAACTCAAAAAGGATCAAAAAGATCAAAAGAATCTAGTttcgataaaacaaaattatcttcaCTGGAAAGGCGAATGAATgatttaaatgtttcaatgGAAGCTGATCGATCAAGTCCTCTTCTCAAGCAGAAATCTTATTCTCccaatacatataaattatctagCCCAACTCAACATATACGTGAATATTCTCCTGTACATCAAACTACCTCTGCTTATAAAACATcgaattatttggaaaattctaGTTCGACGTATCATACATCAACTTCGATCAATCATACTCGATCTCCAAGTCATAGTAATAGTCCAATTTCACGAAATCTTCATAGTCCATCTATGATTAAAGatacgaaagaaatttattctactACATATAATCATTCAAGATCTCCAACTGCACAAAGTCctaattttatgaaagaatctaaagatatttatacatcCAATACAACAAGTACATCTCGATCTCCAAATCCAAGTCCAATACATGGCTCAAGATACTCACCAGTTATTAAAGAATCACGAGAAATTTATAGTTCGGGATCCTTAAAGAGATCTCGGTCTCCAGATCGAAATTCAATGGCATATCGAAGCGCGACACAAAGTCCTGTCAATAGAAGTTTCAGTCCAAGAAACAACGACAGagataatagttataataggAAAGATTTTACAGATAATGGAACAGTTGATACCAGTAGTAATGTTAGAGTATCTTCGATGGTTGGTGGAACATCTAGAAGAGATTCATGGGATGctatagaaaaaacaaaatctttattatcttaCGGTAGTTTAGAATCCCTTGctaatttaactaataattcTGCTATGgtggaaaataattcaaattattttaataacaattataaacaaGATTACAGTTCGAAAAACATTTTGCAAACTCATAATAATTCTTCCAATTTGATTCAGAAAGTTTCAACCTCAGAATACAACATGtctcaaaaatataacaatgaaaatcACAATATTCGCACGCAAACGCAtggaattcttaaaaataaaaataataattattataaaaatatggatatcACAGATGGAGTTCATGAAcggtattttaataatgtaatttctaGTTCATCAACACAAGATAGGAATTACGAATTTGTAACTGGAAGTGCATTAGAGACATTACCGATTCATAGACCAACTACCTTTACAATCGATCAAAGTATAGATACGAATAAAGTCACTGTTAATGTTTGTG GTCCAAGTGGCAAAATAATTCCAGTACAAAAATCAACTCTTCGAGGTTTAACATATTCAATAACCGCTCAAGAAGTTGGAGaacatattattcaaattttagtaAATGGTCAACATATTCAAGGCTCACCTTTCAg ATCACAAGCATATAATGCTCATGCTATTCAAGTTGGAAACATTCCGAATGGTGTTGTCAATCAACCAGTAGAATTTGaaa ttgatGGATCCAATGCCGGATCTGGAAATCTAGAAATCCTTGTAAATGGTGGTCATGTAACTAGTTTTGTTAGAGCATTGGGCAGTCAACGATTTTTGGCATCATTTGTACCTCATGAAGCTGTTGTACATCTCGTAGAAATGACATTCAACGGTGAAATTGTTCCTG gGTCACCCTGGCGTGTGGGCATTATGCCAGTACCAAAAATGTCAGTGATTGGAGATTCCATAAGATTGGTTCCTGCTGGTAGTCCAGCATTTTTTGAACTTTCTGCTCTTGGCTTTAATAGTAATGAAATTGATGTACAAATTATAA cACCTTCTAAAAGATATATACAGGCAAAAATTGATGAAGTATCAGGAAGATCTGGAGAATTTCGTGTTGAATTCACTCCGATAGAAGTAGGTAGTCATCTTGTAGAAGTAACCATTGCTGGACAAAAGCTACCGGCAGGACCACTAGTTGCTAAGGTATACAACAGCAGTTTGATTCAAGTTACTGATGTCCCCAGTGCTGTTGTAGGACATGCCTGCCAATTTAGAg ttgatGCTAGTGCTGCTGGTGAAGGACAActtgaaatttctataaatgaaGGAGAAGTACCAAATCATGTTCAAGTAGTTGGAGGAGGACGTTGTCTTGTTTCTTTTACACCAGAAATTGCTAAATCACATTATattgacataaaatttaatggagAAGCTGTGAAAGGATGCCCTTTTATTTGTAATGTATCTGATACTAGTAGAGTAACATTAAGTTTAAATCATCTGGAATTAATTCCAGTGGATCAACCTGCTAATTTTCATATGGGTGTTGATGGTAGTGGTAATGCAGAACTTGCAGTTTCTGTAAAAG gaCCAAATTGTGAATTACCTGTCAAGGTAACtggagatataaaaaatggtTTTACTGCAGAATTTATTCCAAGAGATGTTGGTATTCATTCAATTAGTGTTGAATATAATGGCCATGCTGTAAATGGTACACCATTTTTAGCAAAAGCATTCAATGCAGATAAGGTATTAATTGGTCCTGTAGCTAGAGGTAGTGTTGGCCAACCAACACATTTTACTG TTGATGCAAGTCAAGCTGGTGaaggaaatttagaaattacgaTATCGGCTCGTAATCAAAACATACCTACTCAAGTCACGCCACAAGGAAATGCTCGATTTTCAGTTAGTTTTGTTCCATTTGAAGCGTGCgagcatataattaatatagccTTCAATAAACGAACAGTACCAGGTTGCCCAATTATAACTCGAGTAGGTGGTGATAGTCATGTAACAGTGAGTGGGCAGGCATTAAGCAGTGCTGGATTAGGACGACAAAGTTATCTTACTATCAGTAATGTTGCCGGTAGCTTGGAAGATTTAGAAGTTAATGTTGAAg GTCGGCCAGCTTTCAGACTACGACATTACTAG